The Arachis hypogaea cultivar Tifrunner chromosome 16, arahy.Tifrunner.gnm2.J5K5, whole genome shotgun sequence genome contains a region encoding:
- the LOC112697537 gene encoding disease resistance protein RPM1-like, translating into MAEIAVNLVVDKLIPLLKSEAKLLSGVRGQIESISKELRLMRAYLRDVDTKAEMEAQNSDQSRKEWVAQIRQVSIRIQDVIDLYLYKVANKPRRGRRNAVAGVLCKICDLLKSYVPRHEIASEIGEIRESINRLKEAGQLYGHSEAAAESSGGRSSPQRHYLRLRANFAEEEELVGIEHAKKELNNWLSEGGAGRTVIAVVGEGGLGKTILVRNVYKQEQQKHSFDCYGWVDVSRSLKGVQLFKTLLRSFHDRKESNVDKNLHALIEDTREYLKEKKYLIVLDDVWETDLWGTVELALPKNNGMIMITTRDTGVADSCKVSAKVHTYPLKPLEPENALRLFHSKAFQSGSKNPCEALMKLSEEFTKKCDGVPLAIVAIASLLSTKKERLKEWKAVYNSLQSKLASDSHLKGYHQALSESYQDLSYHLKSCLLYFGLFPEQYAIKRARLINLWIAEGFVECREHQTQQEVGEEYLAELIARSLVKVADVNTYGRVRKCRVHDLMHDFIVKKCEEFNFCQVKKGNPFCFDKWSRRLSIGTNVDFADLRTSADRNQCSLLRSFLLYDIIDKEEMISTFVNSLFSNFKLLVTLHFENIPLAHLPETIGNFVHLKYLNLRHTNIETIPKSIGKLRNLETLDLKETNVSDLPVEIYSLTKLCYLNVHTEAGVGVKLKRGVANLTALQKLAWVDASDVVGELKNLKQLRSLKIRNLVEKDGMWLCNAIESMTNLCSLSIKAKDNEILELESLTSPPPHLERLCLFGSDSEMVPDWVFRLKNLIRLDLVGFKFTQDQLCLVGRQMPELMRLYVRPFEGDELNIQKGWFRKLRSLTLADSTLKAIRIDEGSLPCLLHLFLPYWHRNLEEVQVPDHVRKLLHTLREIWDLAMKKIEETLK; encoded by the exons ATGGCAGAAATAGCAGTAAACCTAGTTGTTGACAAACTGATCCCATTACTGAAAAGTGAGGCAAAGTTGCTGAGTGGCGTGCGTGGACAAATCGAAAGCATCAGCAAAGAACTACGGCTGATGCGAGCATATCTGAGGGATGTAGATACAAAGGCGGAGATGGAGGCACAGAACTCTGATCAGAGCAGAAAGGAGTGGGTTGCTCAAATCAGACAAGTTTCCATCCGCATTCAAGATGTCATCGACCTTTACTTGTACAAGGTGGCCAACAAACCCCGCCGTGGACGGCGAAACGCCGTTGCTGGGGTTCTGTGCAAAATTTGTGACTTGCTCAAAAGTTATGTACCCCGCCATGAGATTGCATCTGAGATTGGCGAAATCAGAGAGTCAATAAATAGACTGAAGGAAGCAGGACAACTGTATGGCCACTCCGAAGCTGCTGCAGAATCAAGCGGCGGTCGCAGTTCACCGCAACGGCATTACCTTCGACTGCGAGCCAATTTTGCAGAGGAAGAAGAGCTTGTGGGGATTGAACATGCCAAGAAAGAGCTCAACAACTGGCTCTCAGAAGGCGGTGCTGGTCGCACAGTCATCGCCGTGGTGGGCGAAGGCGGACTTG GTAAAACGATTCTGGTGAGAAATGTATACAAGCAAGAACAACAAAAGCACTCTTTTGATTGTTATGGGTGGGTGGATGTATCTCGCTCACTCAAAGGAGTGCAGTTGTTCAAGACTTTGCTGCGGAGCTTTCATGATAGGAAAGAAAGCAATGTGGACAAGAACCTTCATGCTTTGATTGAAGATACAAGAGAATACTTGAAAGAAAAGAAGTACTTAATAGTACTTGATGATGTTTGGGAGACAGATCTATGGGGAACTGTGGAATTGGCATTACCGAAAAATAATGGAATGATAATGATTACAACAAGAGACACGGGTGTTGCTGATTCTTGCAAAGTGTCAGCAAAAGTTCATACCTACCCACTGAAGCCTCTAGAGCCCGAAAATGCTTTGAGACTCTTCCATTCGAAGGCATTTCAATCTGGTTCCAAGAATCCCTGTGAAGCGTTGATGAAGCTATCTGAAGAGTTCACAAAAAAGTGTGATGGTGTGCCACTTGCAATTGTGGCTATAGCTTCTCTTCTGTCAACcaagaaagaaagactcaaagaatGGAAGGCGGTGTACAACAGCCTTCAATCAAAGCTTGCAAGCGATTCTCATCTTAAAGGTTACCATCAGGCACTGTCAGAAAGCTATCAGGATCTTAGTTACCACCTCAAATCATGTCTCTTGTACTTTGGCCTTTTTCCCGAGCAATACGCAATCAAGAGGGCGAGGCTCATCAATTTGTGGATAGCTGAAGGGTTTGTGGAGTGCAGAGAGCACCAAACtcaacaagaagttggagaagagTACTTAGCTGAGCTCATTGCTAGGAGCTTGGTTAAGGTAGCTGATGTGAACACTTACGGCAGAGTTAGAAAGTGTAGAGTTCATGATTTGATGCATGACTTCATTGTGAAGAAATGTGAAGAGTTCAACTTCTGCCAAGTGAAGAAAGGTAACCCGTTTTGTTTTGATAAATGGAGTAGACGTTTATCAATTGGCACAAATGTTGACTTTGCTGATCTGAGAACAAGTGCTGATAGAAACCAATGTAGCTTGTTGCGTTCTTTCCTTCTTTATGATATTATAGATAAGGAGGAAATGATAAGCACTTTTGTGAACTCACTTTTCTCTAATTTCAAGCTCTTGGTGACACTGCACTTTGAAAACATACCACTTGCTCATCTTCCAGAAACAATTGGAAACTTTGTCCACTTGAAATACCTAAATTTAAGACATACCAACATTGAGACCATCCCCAAATCCATCGGAAAGCTCCGAAACCTGGAGACTCTTGACCTAAAAGAGACCAATGTAAGTGATCTTCCGGTGGAGATTTACTCACTTACAAAGCTGTGTTATCTTAATGTGCATACGGAAGCGGGGGTAGGTGTGAAATTAAAGAGAGGTGTTGCAAATTTAACGGCCCTACAAAAATTAGCCTGGGTTGATGCAAGTGATGTTGTTGGGGAACTGAAGAATTTGAAGCAATTGAGGAGTTTGAAGATCCGAAATCTTGTTGAAAAGGATGGAATGTGGTTGTGCAATGCTATAGAGAGCATGACCAATCTATGCTCATTGTCGATAAAAGCCAAAGACAATGAAATCCTTGAATTGGAGTCACTAACTAGTCCTCCTCCACACCTTGAGCGTCTTTGCTTATTTGGAAGTGATTCAGAAATGGTACCAGACTGGGTTTTTAGACTCAAAAATCTAATCAGGTTGGACTTGGTAGGGTTTAAATTCACACAAGACCAATTGTGTCTTGTAGGGCGTCAAATGCCAGAATTGATGCGACTTTATGTCCGCCCATTCGAGGGTGATGAATTAAACATCCAAAAGGGGTGGTTCCGGAAACTACGATCACTCACCTTAGCGGATTCAACATTGAAAGCTATTAGAATAGATGAAGGATCACTGCCTTGCCTCTTACACTTATTCCTCCCATATTGGCATCGGAATCTAGAAGAAGTACAAGTGCCAGATCATGTTCGGAAACTCCTGCATACACTACGAGAAATATGGGATTTAGCCATGAAAAAAATTGAGGAAACTCTAAAATAA